A window from Pyrococcus kukulkanii encodes these proteins:
- a CDS encoding ABC transporter ATP-binding protein, with the protein MEIIKTKKLTKFFGKRNVVYNLNLKVPKGVVYGFLGPNGAGKTTTIKMLTGALRPTYGEIKIFEMDMPRERVEIMKKVGYMPESPIAYDNMTIFEFLTYMGRLSGMKREEAKEKAKELMTYVGVGKIALNKMKELSSGQKQRVMFAMALMHDPELLILDEPTANLDPLGRIEFIGKILELSKRDKTIFVSSHIVSEIEKMCNYVGIINQGQMIAQGKITDLMKIEEKEYDIVTSDNGSVMKFLREKPYIQEIWEEDNVIRVIVEPKFLDEFFLIFPKYLSSNGIRLKLFKPHTSPLERILMEKFSLEVGE; encoded by the coding sequence ATGGAGATTATCAAAACTAAGAAACTTACCAAATTCTTCGGGAAACGTAACGTTGTATATAACCTCAATTTAAAGGTTCCCAAAGGAGTTGTTTACGGCTTTCTTGGACCGAATGGAGCAGGTAAAACGACCACGATTAAGATGCTTACGGGAGCGCTTAGACCTACCTACGGCGAAATCAAAATTTTTGAAATGGATATGCCAAGAGAAAGGGTAGAGATAATGAAAAAGGTTGGATATATGCCTGAATCACCGATAGCATATGATAATATGACTATTTTCGAGTTCTTAACTTATATGGGCCGTCTTTCTGGCATGAAAAGGGAGGAGGCAAAGGAAAAGGCAAAGGAACTAATGACTTACGTTGGTGTGGGGAAGATAGCACTCAACAAAATGAAAGAGCTCTCAAGCGGTCAGAAGCAGAGAGTCATGTTTGCCATGGCACTCATGCATGACCCAGAGCTTCTCATCCTGGACGAGCCCACGGCAAACCTCGACCCCCTCGGCAGAATAGAGTTCATTGGGAAAATATTAGAACTCTCTAAGAGAGACAAGACAATTTTTGTGAGCTCCCACATAGTCAGTGAGATAGAGAAGATGTGTAACTACGTAGGAATAATAAATCAAGGACAAATGATAGCCCAGGGAAAGATAACCGATTTAATGAAGATAGAGGAGAAGGAGTACGACATAGTAACCTCTGACAACGGTAGTGTAATGAAATTTCTGCGTGAAAAACCTTATATCCAGGAAATCTGGGAAGAAGATAATGTTATCAGAGTCATTGTCGAACCAAAGTTCCTAGACGAATTCTTCCTAATATTCCCAAAGTACCTTAGCTCGAACGGAATAAGGCTCAAGCTTTTCAAACCCCACACAAGCCCTCTCGAGAGAATTCTCATGGAGAAGTTTAGTTTGGAGGTGGGAGAGTGA
- a CDS encoding DUF555 domain-containing protein yields MGDYIVVLEAPIIVKDVRDVEEAIEVAANKVISALEKEKLDFVKVEIGYSKCPVCGAEFESAFVVGNVGLVGIYLTLKVFNAQSLEHAERIAKAVVGKALKKVPLKLYEIHELNNGGENKGVVAGEEAKEEFA; encoded by the coding sequence ATGGGAGATTACATAGTTGTTTTAGAGGCCCCAATTATAGTTAAGGACGTGAGAGACGTTGAAGAGGCAATTGAGGTTGCTGCAAATAAGGTGATAAGTGCGTTGGAAAAGGAAAAGCTCGACTTTGTGAAGGTTGAGATAGGCTATTCAAAATGTCCCGTATGTGGGGCTGAATTTGAGAGCGCGTTTGTGGTTGGAAACGTGGGACTTGTGGGAATATACCTGACCCTAAAGGTCTTCAACGCCCAAAGCCTTGAGCACGCTGAGAGGATAGCTAAAGCCGTAGTGGGGAAAGCCCTGAAAAAAGTCCCCTTGAAGCTATATGAGATTCATGAGCTGAACAATGGAGGGGAGAATAAGGGAGTTGTTGCGGGTGAGGAGGCTAAAGAGGAATTCGCTTAG
- a CDS encoding transglutaminase-like domain-containing protein: protein MKKYQEVLKECANEIQRLDEDIAKEIEKLINLPQEDAYLGYLKIIDKVSMGTKKKKHRNLLMLTLWKHGERLEDIINPSPSYFKKSSVLRKIRFIDEKIISLLFIVFILFPATTSSLWNFTKSYTLIPVNKEVTFNGNLCQYRTAWLYDFRASMVCIIRYRYGNVNIKLNPNNTPIETAVEVEKLISNISYDYGRLKSVIAYIQTPQETLGRKIGVCSDFAILAAQILLDNNVSPVYIIHTIFKGDESGGHAAAAIDYNGTLWVIDWGSSPTPFQKFIEKISKLWEIQEIRVYKITRDQILLDRVYKGKSEYDGWRFIYFLTIMLGVLLIKRREWIWL, encoded by the coding sequence GTGAAAAAATATCAAGAGGTGTTAAAAGAGTGTGCGAATGAAATTCAGAGACTGGACGAAGATATTGCCAAAGAGATTGAGAAGCTAATCAACCTTCCCCAGGAGGATGCATATCTTGGATATTTAAAAATCATTGACAAAGTTTCTATGGGAACAAAGAAAAAGAAGCACCGTAACCTCTTGATGTTAACGTTATGGAAACATGGAGAGAGGCTTGAGGACATAATCAATCCAAGCCCTTCGTACTTTAAGAAGTCTTCTGTATTAAGGAAGATAAGGTTTATTGATGAAAAGATAATCTCCCTCCTTTTTATAGTGTTCATTTTATTCCCTGCAACCACTTCGTCACTTTGGAACTTCACAAAAAGTTACACCCTTATCCCCGTCAATAAAGAGGTGACTTTTAATGGAAACCTCTGTCAATACAGAACCGCATGGCTTTACGACTTCCGCGCTAGTATGGTATGTATAATAAGATATAGGTACGGGAACGTGAATATAAAATTAAACCCAAATAATACTCCCATAGAAACCGCAGTAGAAGTTGAGAAGCTAATTTCAAATATCTCTTACGACTATGGAAGATTAAAAAGCGTTATAGCATACATTCAGACACCTCAAGAAACCCTTGGTCGAAAAATTGGCGTCTGCAGTGATTTTGCTATTTTAGCAGCTCAAATCTTGCTAGATAATAATGTATCTCCGGTCTACATAATCCACACAATTTTTAAGGGTGATGAGTCTGGAGGTCACGCTGCCGCCGCTATTGACTACAATGGAACCCTTTGGGTAATAGATTGGGGATCATCCCCAACTCCCTTCCAAAAATTTATAGAAAAAATTAGTAAACTTTGGGAAATTCAGGAGATCCGAGTTTATAAAATAACGAGGGATCAAATACTCCTAGATAGAGTTTATAAGGGCAAATCCGAGTACGACGGGTGGAGATTTATATACTTCCTCACGATCATGTTGGGAGTGCTCCTCATTAAAAGGAGAGAGTGGATATGGCTTTAG
- a CDS encoding THUMP domain-containing protein, with translation MNTVVVRYGEIGTKSRQTRRWFERILINNIREALVSEDIEYKEVFSKHGRIIVRTNKAVEASNVLVRVFGIVSLSPAMEVEASLEKVNKTALKLLRKKARELGIKNPKFRVTARRITKEFPLNSLELQAKVGEYILENEECEVDLHNYDIEVGIEIMEGRAYIFTEKIRGWGGLPIGTQGKMVGILEDRKSALAIFLMMKRGVEVIPVYMGGEDVKELWLRIKKFAYGSKGDLIRVESLEKVNKIIKDFGAKGVIRGLQLDHKVEEEIKKDRKTFIVPVYYPLIALPQEYIEEVAKRIPL, from the coding sequence ATGAACACCGTAGTTGTGAGGTACGGTGAGATAGGAACGAAATCTAGGCAGACGCGAAGGTGGTTTGAAAGAATCTTAATAAACAACATAAGAGAGGCGCTTGTCAGCGAAGATATTGAGTACAAGGAAGTGTTTTCAAAGCATGGAAGGATAATAGTTAGAACCAATAAGGCAGTTGAAGCAAGCAATGTTCTCGTGAGGGTTTTTGGAATAGTCTCTCTATCACCAGCAATGGAAGTTGAAGCGTCCCTTGAAAAGGTAAATAAAACCGCCCTCAAGCTACTCCGAAAAAAAGCGAGAGAACTCGGCATTAAAAATCCAAAATTCAGGGTTACCGCAAGGAGAATAACCAAAGAATTCCCACTTAACAGTCTCGAACTGCAGGCAAAAGTTGGAGAGTACATACTGGAGAATGAGGAGTGCGAAGTTGACCTTCACAATTACGATATTGAAGTAGGGATAGAAATAATGGAAGGAAGAGCTTACATATTCACCGAGAAAATTAGAGGATGGGGCGGACTTCCCATAGGAACCCAAGGAAAGATGGTAGGAATTCTCGAAGATAGAAAATCTGCCTTGGCAATATTCCTTATGATGAAGAGAGGAGTTGAAGTAATACCAGTCTATATGGGAGGCGAAGATGTTAAAGAGTTGTGGTTGAGAATAAAGAAGTTCGCTTACGGATCGAAAGGAGACCTCATAAGGGTAGAATCCCTAGAGAAAGTTAACAAAATTATCAAAGACTTTGGGGCGAAGGGTGTTATAAGAGGACTACAGCTTGACCATAAAGTTGAAGAAGAAATAAAGAAAGACAGGAAGACGTTCATAGTGCCAGTTTATTATCCCTTAATAGCCTTACCCCAGGAGTACATAGAAGAAGTTGCTAAGCGAATTCCTCTTTAG
- a CDS encoding DUF357 domain-containing protein yields MQVNNVITKEKLEKYFSIAREALEKLEIVVDERSHLYIVAKDFLTMAKSYFQDAEYYFKKGDYVTAFAALNYAYGFIDAGVRLGVFKGDDNRLFAFG; encoded by the coding sequence ATGCAGGTGAACAATGTAATAACCAAGGAAAAGCTTGAAAAGTACTTCAGTATTGCTAGGGAAGCTCTAGAAAAGCTTGAGATTGTAGTAGATGAGAGGAGCCACCTTTATATAGTCGCGAAAGACTTTTTAACAATGGCTAAAAGTTACTTTCAAGACGCTGAGTACTACTTCAAAAAGGGGGATTACGTGACGGCGTTTGCTGCTTTAAACTATGCCTACGGCTTTATAGATGCAGGAGTGAGGTTGGGTGTTTTTAAGGGAGATGACAACAGACTGTTTGCCTTTGGGTGA
- a CDS encoding NOG1 family protein, with protein MRNPFERMPTVLTADELIDKAFRRAERAASAFKPRGDRIKKARQREELRIRTVSNVIRDNLRKVLERTPGLSTLPKFYQELVDVLVDRDTFHKAMAGIDWAIRMVRELEERYVERIRYSRDPDEMAQLRRQFYGRVASILRDIDDRLRYLNKAREVLKDLPVVDLEVPTVVIAGHPNVGKSTLLRALTTAKPEIASYPFTTKGINVGQFEDGYFKYQVIDTPGLLDRPISERNEIEKQAILALKYLGKLIIYIFDPSEYCGFPIEEQVHLFDEIYREFEGFPFIVVLNKVDVANEEQISKVEEFVRSKGLEPIKISALKGTGIEKVRDEIIKRLRPLAQELAKRKIEEELRKYRSSF; from the coding sequence ATGAGGAATCCCTTCGAGAGGATGCCTACGGTACTTACCGCTGATGAATTAATAGATAAAGCCTTCAGGCGAGCTGAAAGAGCAGCATCTGCTTTTAAGCCAAGGGGAGATAGAATCAAAAAGGCCAGGCAAAGAGAAGAGCTTAGGATAAGGACGGTTAGCAACGTAATTAGGGATAACCTGAGAAAGGTGTTAGAAAGGACTCCAGGGTTATCTACACTTCCAAAATTTTATCAAGAGCTTGTAGATGTCCTTGTTGATAGAGATACATTCCACAAAGCTATGGCCGGTATAGACTGGGCTATCAGAATGGTTAGAGAGCTTGAGGAGAGGTACGTGGAAAGGATAAGATACTCCAGAGATCCTGATGAAATGGCTCAACTAAGGAGACAATTCTACGGGAGGGTTGCAAGTATCTTAAGGGATATAGACGACAGGCTAAGGTACTTAAATAAAGCCAGGGAAGTCCTAAAAGACCTTCCAGTAGTTGACTTGGAGGTGCCCACTGTTGTCATTGCCGGACATCCAAATGTGGGGAAATCAACACTACTTAGAGCCCTAACAACGGCAAAACCAGAGATTGCAAGTTACCCCTTCACAACTAAGGGGATAAACGTCGGCCAGTTTGAGGATGGATACTTCAAGTACCAAGTTATAGATACCCCAGGACTCCTGGATAGGCCAATAAGCGAGAGAAATGAAATTGAGAAGCAAGCTATACTTGCCCTAAAGTACTTAGGGAAGTTAATAATCTATATCTTTGATCCTAGCGAATACTGCGGTTTCCCTATTGAGGAGCAGGTACATTTGTTTGATGAGATATATAGGGAGTTCGAGGGATTTCCGTTCATAGTCGTTCTCAACAAGGTAGATGTTGCCAATGAAGAGCAAATTAGTAAGGTGGAGGAATTCGTAAGGTCAAAAGGATTGGAACCAATAAAGATCTCAGCTCTGAAAGGTACTGGAATAGAAAAGGTCAGAGATGAAATTATTAAAAGACTTCGACCCCTAGCTCAAGAACTTGCAAAAAGAAAAATTGAGGAAGAATTAAGGAAGTACAGGAGTAGCTTCTAA
- a CDS encoding DUF2284 domain-containing protein: MEVVWEREINVEKIVVSPRPVWKCRSCPMYGKRPSCPPHSPSWRETKELLKHYRKGLLIKFKINIEKFEEEKRSVLLWLLGKEHEYFRKGFYYALALFPGNCNLCDECSFEAMGVCSMPDKVRPSIDAVGIELSSIVTLNFDEPVLYGLILID, encoded by the coding sequence ATGGAGGTTGTTTGGGAGAGGGAGATAAATGTAGAAAAAATTGTTGTATCTCCAAGACCCGTGTGGAAGTGTAGGAGTTGCCCCATGTATGGAAAGAGACCAAGTTGTCCTCCTCATTCCCCATCTTGGAGGGAAACAAAGGAGCTATTAAAACATTATAGGAAAGGGTTACTTATCAAGTTCAAGATAAATATAGAAAAGTTTGAGGAAGAGAAGCGAAGCGTCTTACTGTGGTTGCTAGGGAAGGAACATGAGTATTTCAGGAAAGGATTTTACTATGCCTTAGCTCTGTTCCCAGGTAATTGCAACTTGTGCGATGAGTGCAGTTTTGAAGCTATGGGAGTTTGTAGTATGCCTGATAAGGTAAGACCAAGCATTGATGCAGTTGGTATAGAACTATCGTCAATTGTAACACTAAACTTTGATGAACCCGTTTTATATGGGCTAATATTAATAGACTGA
- a CDS encoding 30S ribosomal protein S17e, with translation MGKIRQGFIKRVARELVDRYPNEFTTDFEHNKKKVQELTNVTSKKIRNRIAGYVTKLMRMKKEGKIL, from the coding sequence ATGGGAAAGATCAGGCAGGGTTTCATTAAGAGGGTCGCGAGGGAGTTAGTTGACAGGTATCCAAATGAATTTACCACGGACTTCGAGCACAACAAGAAGAAAGTCCAGGAGCTTACTAACGTGACTAGCAAGAAGATAAGGAACAGGATTGCCGGTTACGTGACTAAGCTTATGAGAATGAAGAAGGAAGGGAAGATACTTTAA
- a CDS encoding PHP domain-containing protein yields the protein MMDLHTHTRYSDGIGLIRDNVSWAEKRGLKIVGISDHIHFFTPGMFSRYVGEIRVVKEESEVVVLAGIETNITENGPDLTEDFARELDYVIASVHEWFREGEWYRYLEYVKKAIIDENVDIIGHFGNIFPWIGYPPWEEVLEVIKLAEEYGKAFEISARYKVPDLDFIKECIKRGVKLSLATDAHRPEDVGKINWSLKMLKKAGGSEEDLVFSELL from the coding sequence ATGATGGACTTGCATACGCACACAAGGTATTCGGATGGTATAGGTTTAATAAGGGACAATGTATCCTGGGCAGAAAAAAGAGGGCTTAAGATAGTAGGGATCAGCGATCACATCCACTTCTTTACCCCAGGAATGTTTTCTAGATACGTTGGAGAGATAAGGGTTGTAAAGGAGGAGAGTGAGGTAGTAGTGCTAGCCGGAATAGAGACGAACATAACCGAGAATGGGCCGGACCTCACGGAGGATTTTGCGAGAGAGCTTGACTATGTTATAGCGAGCGTGCACGAGTGGTTTAGAGAGGGGGAATGGTACAGGTACCTCGAGTACGTTAAGAAGGCTATAATTGATGAGAACGTGGACATAATTGGCCACTTCGGCAACATCTTCCCATGGATCGGATATCCGCCGTGGGAGGAGGTTCTTGAGGTTATAAAGCTCGCAGAAGAGTACGGCAAGGCCTTCGAAATAAGTGCTAGGTATAAGGTTCCTGACTTAGATTTCATTAAAGAGTGCATAAAGAGAGGAGTGAAGCTTTCATTAGCGACCGATGCTCACAGACCAGAAGACGTTGGAAAAATAAACTGGAGCTTGAAAATGCTAAAAAAGGCGGGAGGAAGTGAAGAAGATTTAGTGTTCTCAGAGCTCCTTTAG
- a CDS encoding ParB/RepB/Spo0J family partition protein, translating into MVKLISREEAIKRAERIRRENELVYGVDFEIIHNIVDIRELIPTQKELSRRKLEAVIQRILHGYDAPIICLHYGEKLYILDGHHRVYACKILGIDKVEALILRPKEAIKSNIEESVRKQGLKSIEDMVIVQDI; encoded by the coding sequence ATGGTAAAACTAATATCACGGGAAGAAGCTATAAAGAGAGCCGAGAGAATAAGAAGGGAAAACGAACTGGTTTATGGAGTTGATTTTGAGATAATTCACAATATAGTCGATATAAGGGAGTTGATACCAACGCAAAAAGAGTTAAGCAGAAGAAAGCTTGAAGCAGTCATTCAACGCATTCTGCATGGATATGACGCCCCAATAATATGCCTTCACTACGGAGAGAAACTATACATACTGGATGGACATCACAGGGTATATGCGTGCAAAATCCTTGGGATAGATAAAGTAGAGGCCCTAATTCTAAGGCCCAAAGAAGCAATAAAGAGCAACATCGAAGAGTCCGTGAGAAAGCAGGGGCTAAAAAGCATTGAGGACATGGTCATAGTCCAAGATATATAA
- the gcvH gene encoding glycine cleavage system protein GcvH, giving the protein MIEVGEYKVKEGLYYTRDHEWAKVLEDGTVLVGITDYAQKELGDLAYVELPEVGKEVNQGDVLCEVESVKAVSEVYAPVSGEVIEVNEELSDSPEKINESPYEAWIAKIKPKNLEEELKELMDANAYAEYLKTL; this is encoded by the coding sequence ATGATTGAAGTTGGAGAATATAAAGTAAAGGAGGGTCTATACTACACCAGAGACCACGAATGGGCAAAAGTTCTTGAAGATGGAACTGTCTTAGTCGGAATTACTGACTATGCTCAGAAGGAACTTGGGGATCTAGCTTACGTTGAACTTCCAGAAGTGGGAAAAGAAGTGAACCAAGGCGATGTTCTGTGTGAAGTTGAGAGTGTAAAGGCAGTTAGCGAAGTTTATGCGCCAGTAAGCGGTGAGGTTATCGAGGTAAACGAAGAGCTCAGTGATAGCCCAGAGAAGATTAATGAAAGCCCCTATGAAGCTTGGATAGCCAAGATAAAGCCAAAGAACTTAGAAGAGGAGTTGAAGGAGCTGATGGATGCAAATGCTTATGCAGAGTACCTAAAAACGCTTTAA
- a CDS encoding DUF996 domain-containing protein, with the protein MSNARMYGGIGSILGLVGPLIPKIGFAVEIAGLVLVFLAVKIISDETGDERIFSDFLKAFIATVGGMIVFVAIVLATVGTAFLNPKEFMPQNLMTVIGSIIAGFIILWIALIIGSYFRKKSYELIAQYTGVDMFKTSGLLYFIGAILIIVFGIGALIMLVAAILEIVAFFSLPEEIEGLEATPVLP; encoded by the coding sequence ATGAGTAACGCAAGGATGTATGGGGGAATAGGATCAATCCTTGGATTAGTAGGCCCCCTTATCCCTAAAATTGGCTTTGCTGTTGAGATTGCTGGACTGGTACTTGTGTTCTTGGCCGTGAAAATTATTAGTGATGAAACCGGGGATGAAAGGATATTCAGCGATTTCTTAAAAGCTTTCATTGCCACAGTAGGTGGAATGATAGTGTTTGTGGCCATAGTGCTTGCTACCGTAGGTACAGCATTCCTAAATCCAAAAGAATTCATGCCTCAAAATCTCATGACGGTTATTGGGTCAATAATTGCAGGGTTCATAATCTTATGGATTGCCCTGATAATAGGATCTTACTTTAGGAAGAAGAGCTATGAGCTGATAGCTCAATATACCGGGGTTGACATGTTCAAAACTTCCGGCTTGTTGTACTTCATTGGAGCAATTCTGATAATAGTATTTGGAATTGGCGCTTTGATAATGCTTGTGGCCGCAATATTAGAGATAGTAGCATTCTTCTCCCTTCCAGAGGAGATAGAAGGATTAGAAGCTACTCCTGTACTTCCTTAA
- a CDS encoding aminoacyl-tRNA deacylase: MRVEEVVESLGGVIINVGRPVRTVAQAVKAMGVSPRQVIKSLVLISEKGPILAIVDGESRVSLEKVKQHFGEVRLATPEEVREITGFEVGGVPPVGINIKTIVDPRVLENEFVIGGGGRIDKLCKLDPRKIVEHQKAEIIEIRE, from the coding sequence ATGAGGGTTGAGGAAGTTGTGGAGTCTTTGGGGGGTGTGATTATTAACGTGGGGAGGCCTGTGAGGACTGTGGCCCAGGCTGTGAAGGCTATGGGAGTCTCCCCAAGGCAGGTAATAAAATCCCTCGTGCTTATATCTGAAAAGGGTCCAATACTGGCAATAGTGGATGGTGAGTCAAGAGTTAGTCTTGAAAAGGTTAAGCAGCACTTTGGGGAGGTCAGGCTAGCCACTCCAGAAGAAGTTAGGGAGATAACTGGTTTTGAAGTTGGGGGAGTTCCACCAGTGGGAATCAACATTAAGACGATTGTGGATCCTAGAGTCCTCGAAAATGAGTTCGTGATTGGTGGGGGAGGGAGGATAGACAAACTCTGCAAACTCGACCCAAGAAAAATAGTCGAACACCAAAAAGCCGAAATAATCGAGATCAGAGAATAA
- a CDS encoding TIGR00703 family protein: MLESYYIIENPGVVPAERRFRMRDLKAWGYDLHLGTIEGERAYFVSKVGERKEGETYTVHGKEYHIEETQKEIPENARLLARIVIERGQPYLEFWLEEEDTRFPLAKEDPRIILKRFWEKEKFIQLLKTVRAVGLTTDFYKDNVFIKSIPLPYEEYPPKVRRVLREVKDIHRDLTGFGRFVFQYFGEEDKTYNYRVFWTIPTIHLFDVEVANEVDKVLGMLD, encoded by the coding sequence GTGCTAGAAAGCTATTACATAATTGAGAACCCAGGAGTTGTCCCTGCGGAGAGAAGGTTCAGGATGAGGGATCTTAAAGCATGGGGATACGATCTGCACTTGGGAACAATTGAAGGAGAGAGGGCATACTTCGTATCAAAGGTTGGTGAGAGGAAAGAAGGGGAAACGTATACGGTTCATGGAAAGGAGTATCACATCGAAGAAACTCAGAAGGAGATTCCTGAGAACGCAAGGTTGCTGGCGAGGATAGTGATCGAGAGAGGTCAACCTTACCTGGAGTTCTGGCTTGAGGAAGAAGATACAAGGTTCCCTCTGGCTAAAGAAGACCCAAGGATAATACTGAAGAGGTTCTGGGAGAAAGAGAAGTTTATCCAGTTGTTGAAAACGGTTAGGGCCGTTGGATTAACGACGGACTTCTATAAGGACAATGTTTTCATAAAATCAATTCCCTTGCCATATGAAGAGTATCCTCCGAAAGTTAGGAGGGTGCTTAGGGAGGTCAAAGACATACACAGAGATTTAACAGGATTTGGGAGGTTCGTGTTCCAGTACTTCGGAGAGGAAGACAAGACTTACAATTACAGGGTTTTCTGGACTATTCCGACGATTCATCTGTTTGATGTTGAGGTTGCCAATGAGGTCGACAAGGTCTTAGGCATGCTTGATTGA
- a CDS encoding acyl-CoA mutase large subunit family protein has translation MTFDKDALKKIREEEKRWEETTVKQFLQKAPERKEKFMTDDGFEIKRIYTPADLGENWDYMEKLGFPGEYPFTRGVYATMYRGRIWTMRQYAGYATAEESNKRYKYLLSQGQTGLSVAFDLPTQLGYDSDHPLAEGEVGKVGVAIDSLWDMRILFDGIPLDKVSTSMTINSTAANLLAMYILVAEEQGVPQEKLRGTVQNDILKEYIARGTYIFPPQPSMRLTTDIIMYCAENIPKWNPISISGYHIREAGANAVQEVAFTLADGIEYVKAVIERGMDVDKFAPRLSFFFAAHNNFLEEIAKFRAARRLWAYIMKEWFNAKNPRSMMLRFHTQTAGSTLTAQQPENNIIRVAIQALAAVLGGTQSLHTNSYDEALSLPTEKSVRIALRTQQIIAYESGVVDTVDPLGGAYYIEWLTDHIFEEALKYIEKIQKMGGMMRAIERGYIQKEIAEAAYKYQKEIEEGKRIIVGVNKFVTDEPIEVEILKVDPSIREKQIERLKKLRSERNNKKVEEALDKLRNAAEKEDENLMPYIIEAHRHLATLQEVTDVLREVWGEYRAPLIF, from the coding sequence ATGACGTTTGATAAGGATGCTTTGAAGAAAATTAGGGAGGAGGAAAAGAGGTGGGAGGAAACTACTGTTAAGCAGTTCTTGCAAAAGGCTCCAGAGAGAAAGGAAAAATTCATGACAGATGATGGCTTTGAAATCAAGAGAATTTACACTCCCGCGGATTTAGGAGAAAACTGGGACTACATGGAGAAGCTTGGCTTCCCAGGAGAATACCCATTCACGAGGGGAGTCTACGCAACGATGTATAGAGGAAGGATCTGGACCATGAGACAGTATGCAGGCTATGCTACAGCGGAGGAGTCAAATAAAAGGTATAAGTACTTACTGAGCCAAGGGCAGACCGGATTGAGCGTTGCCTTCGACCTGCCAACTCAGCTCGGTTATGATTCTGATCACCCACTGGCAGAAGGAGAAGTTGGGAAAGTTGGAGTAGCAATTGATTCGCTTTGGGACATGAGAATACTCTTTGATGGTATTCCACTGGATAAAGTCTCAACGTCAATGACGATAAACTCAACCGCGGCAAACCTCCTGGCAATGTACATTCTCGTTGCAGAGGAGCAAGGAGTTCCCCAAGAGAAGCTCAGAGGGACTGTCCAGAACGACATCCTCAAGGAGTACATTGCAAGGGGAACTTACATATTCCCGCCACAGCCTTCAATGAGGCTGACTACTGACATAATTATGTACTGTGCGGAGAACATTCCAAAGTGGAACCCAATAAGTATCAGTGGTTATCATATTAGAGAGGCTGGGGCTAATGCCGTTCAGGAGGTAGCATTCACATTGGCCGATGGTATTGAATATGTTAAGGCAGTGATAGAGAGAGGGATGGATGTAGACAAGTTTGCACCAAGGCTGAGCTTCTTCTTTGCGGCACACAACAACTTCCTTGAGGAAATTGCAAAGTTCAGGGCAGCAAGAAGGCTCTGGGCGTACATAATGAAGGAGTGGTTTAACGCAAAGAACCCAAGGTCGATGATGCTTAGATTCCACACTCAAACGGCGGGTTCAACTCTCACGGCCCAGCAACCCGAGAACAACATAATAAGAGTCGCGATTCAGGCATTAGCTGCAGTTCTAGGCGGAACCCAGTCACTGCACACGAACTCCTACGATGAGGCCTTATCATTGCCAACTGAGAAGAGCGTCAGGATTGCATTAAGAACCCAGCAGATCATAGCTTACGAGAGTGGAGTAGTTGATACAGTTGATCCACTTGGCGGGGCATACTACATCGAGTGGCTTACCGATCATATCTTCGAGGAGGCCCTTAAGTACATTGAGAAGATCCAGAAAATGGGAGGAATGATGAGGGCTATTGAAAGGGGTTACATCCAAAAGGAGATCGCTGAAGCCGCATACAAGTACCAGAAGGAGATAGAAGAAGGTAAGAGAATAATTGTGGGGGTCAATAAGTTCGTCACTGATGAGCCAATAGAGGTGGAAATACTAAAGGTTGATCCAAGCATAAGGGAGAAGCAGATCGAGAGGCTGAAGAAGCTGAGGAGTGAGAGGAACAACAAAAAGGTAGAAGAGGCATTGGATAAGCTCAGGAACGCTGCAGAAAAAGAAGATGAAAACTTAATGCCATACATAATTGAAGCTCACAGGCACCTTGCAACGCTCCAAGAGGTAACTGACGTGCTAAGGGAAGTCTGGGGTGAATACAGGGCACCTTTAATATTCTGA